The Candidatus Zixiibacteriota bacterium DNA window GCAGCGATACTTTGGTGCGTCCTTTCTCGATCTCTTTTATGAGCCCGCCGACAATTACGCTGTTTCCGTACAGAGTGTAGTCGGCAAGACCATCCAGGTCGCTGTAATCGGCGCGGCTCTGCTCCAGCATCTTGCGGTCCACCAGCATCAGGCAGATTTTACCTTGCTCGTAGAAATTTATATTGGCAAGAGCCGACGCCGTTAATCGAATGAGTGATTGCGGCATGGCGTAATATATCCGGTCGCATATTTCACGCGGGTCGGCGCCTAATTCAATCAGTTGACCCGCAATCTCCATAGTCCGCCTCGTGGTAGAATTGTAACGGAAACGACCCGTGTCGGTCAGAATTGCGGCATATAGACTAACTGCCATTTCCCGGTCGATTGTCTGACCGGTCGCATTAAAGAATTCCACCAACATTTCACCGACCGACGAAGCCCGGCTGTTTAATAGATTAATATTGCCAAATAGGCTGTTGTCGGGATGATGGTCTATATTGATAAGAGGCGCCTCTTTTGGAAGGAGCCGGACCACTTTTCCCAAGCGCTCCGGCGAGGGGCATTCAAATATGACCGCCAGGTCATAATCGACCTCGCCTGAGTAATTATCGACATTTAGAATTTCGGCTACCCCCGGCAGGAAAAGGTACTTCCCGGGAATCTTCCCCTGATTTACCAGGGTGATCTTCTTACCGAGAGATCTGGCGAATCTTGCAAAAGCCAGCTGAGAGCCGATGGAATCACCGTCAGGATCCTCGTGTGATGACACAATGATTTTCTCCGCTTTCTTAACCGCGGAGAGAATATCGTTATATGTTTTCTGAATGTCAGGATTCATTCTTGCGTGAAATTTCATTAAGAAGTTGCTCAATGCGAACACCGCGCTCAATCGACGGGTCAAATTTGAATTTTATGGTCGGCGTGTTTTTGAGCCTTAGCAGTTCCCCCAGGTCCGACTGCACGCGACCCCGAATATGCGCCAGAAATCCGGCCGCCTCTTTTTTCTCCTTGTCGTCACCCAGCACGGAATAGAATATTGTGGCGTAGCGGAGGTCTTCGCTGACCTCGACATCGGTAAAGGTCACCAGGAATTTCAGATTGGCGCTGCACTCCGGTTCCAGAATCTGCTGGACATCGCGCAGCATCTGACTGCTGATTCGCTCGGAACGTTTGAACTGTCTCATAATTCACCTAAAGGATTTCAACTCTGTAATCAGCCAGGTTAATCTCCGGTTCGCCGCGGATATGGTCGATGAGCTTGGCGATAACCTGGTCGGCAAATGCCTTATTATTGGAGACTACGGCCGCCCCTATTTGCGCCAATCTCAGGTTATCGTTGAAATCTACTTCCGCAATCGATATGTTGAAGCGATTCTGAAGCCTTGTCAGAAGCGGTTTCAGTCTCCGTCGTTTCTCTTTTAAAGAGGTCACTCCCGGCAGATTAAGGTCTATTAATACCGTACCGACTATCAAACTCTATCCTTCTTACTCCAGTTTCTTAGCCGTCTCAACCAGATGGTACACTTCTATGGTATCACCGACCTTTATATCGTTATAGTTTTCCACCCCAATTCCGCACTCGTAGCCGCTTTGAACCTCCCGCACGTCATCTTTGAACCGTTTTAATGAACTCAGCGTGCCGTTATAGATAATCCGCCCATCGCGGACAATATGCACATTGTCGGTGCGACGAATGGTGCCTTCTTTCACAAAACATCCCGCAATGGCGCCGACTTTCGGAATTTTGAATACCTGCCGGACTTCTGCCAGACCGGAGAACTCTTCCTTGATGACCGGCGAAAGCATTCCCTCCAGAGCCTTGCGGATGTCGTTTTCGACATCATAGATAATATTATACTGGCGAATATCGACCTTCTCACGAGCCGCCGTCTCGCGGGCGCGGCCATCCGGAGTAACATTAAAAGCGATAATAATGGCATTAGACGCCGCCGCCAGAAGAACATCGGACTCGCTTACAGCGCCCACTCCTTTATGGATGATTACCGTTCGCGCCTCTTCGGTCGCAATCTTGCTCAAGGCTTCCGCCAGCACTTCCGCCGAACCGTCAACATCAGCTTTAATAATCAAACGCAATTCTTTGAGCTGCCCCTCCCGAATTTGAGCATAAATGCCTTCCAGAGTTGTCTGACCAAAACCGCGCCGAATTTCCTGCTCGCGCTTCACCTGCATTCTCCGCAGCGCAATTTCTCGAGCTTCCTGGTCATCGGCGACCACCATGAAGGTATCGCCCGCCTGGGGCACGCCATTCAGACCGGTGATTCGCACCGGCCGGCCAGGACCAACTTCCTCAAAGGGAACATCCCGGTCGCTCAACATCACCCGAACTCTTCCATGAAATGTCCCGGCAACAATCGGGTCGCCGACTGAGACCGTTCCTTTCTGGATGATGGCGGTGCTGATAGGTCCTCTACCCCGCTCCAGCTTTGCCTCTATAACTACCCCCTGGCCTCTTATCTGGGGGTCGGCTTTGAGGTCAAGCATCTCGGCCTGAAGAAGAATCATTTCCAGCAGTTTATCAATCCCCTGTCCCGTCTTCGCCGAAACTTCCACCATGATATTCTTCCCGCCCCATTCTTCCGGAAGCAGATTATATTTGGACAGCTGCTGACGAATCATATCGGGGTTGGCGGTTGGTTTGTCTATTTTATTGATGGCAACAATTATCGGAACCGAGGCGGCGCGAGCATGGTCA harbors:
- a CDS encoding bifunctional oligoribonuclease/PAP phosphatase NrnA; its protein translation is MNPDIQKTYNDILSAVKKAEKIIVSSHEDPDGDSIGSQLAFARFARSLGKKITLVNQGKIPGKYLFLPGVAEILNVDNYSGEVDYDLAVIFECPSPERLGKVVRLLPKEAPLINIDHHPDNSLFGNINLLNSRASSVGEMLVEFFNATGQTIDREMAVSLYAAILTDTGRFRYNSTTRRTMEIAGQLIELGADPREICDRIYYAMPQSLIRLTASALANINFYEQGKICLMLVDRKMLEQSRADYSDLDGLADYTLYGNSVIVGGLIKEIEKGRTKVSLRSRDRVDVSRVAHKYGGGGHHNAAGFAVNLPVESVSEVLLEDLRKMVNGKL
- the rbfA gene encoding 30S ribosome-binding factor RbfA, with the protein product MRQFKRSERISSQMLRDVQQILEPECSANLKFLVTFTDVEVSEDLRYATIFYSVLGDDKEKKEAAGFLAHIRGRVQSDLGELLRLKNTPTIKFKFDPSIERGVRIEQLLNEISRKNES
- a CDS encoding DUF503 domain-containing protein, with the translated sequence MIVGTVLIDLNLPGVTSLKEKRRRLKPLLTRLQNRFNISIAEVDFNDNLRLAQIGAAVVSNNKAFADQVIAKLIDHIRGEPEINLADYRVEIL
- the infB gene encoding translation initiation factor IF-2, which translates into the protein MAKKRLYEVAKDYNISSNALMSILAELGFAPKSHMSVATDEMMNAIRSKFDAEKEAVKKDIELKKKPKPAPPVAVVEAPPSPTTVVKGLDERLAKLSQALKRHDKRKKKFDKRKKGRDAHQVDHKAVVKSFKATMATMGGPKKTRKYKRRFKSGGTVEIPEENIIEVNEFMTVAELARAMDMKPAELISVCFKMGMMASINQRLDLETIETLALECGYGIKEKGEIGEEAREAESEENLVTRAPVVTVMGHVDHGKTSLLDYIRKTNVVASEAGAITQHIGAYEVIHANGSITFIDTPGHEAFTAMRARGAQITDIVVLVVAADDAVMPQTVEAIDHARAASVPIIVAINKIDKPTANPDMIRQQLSKYNLLPEEWGGKNIMVEVSAKTGQGIDKLLEMILLQAEMLDLKADPQIRGQGVVIEAKLERGRGPISTAIIQKGTVSVGDPIVAGTFHGRVRVMLSDRDVPFEEVGPGRPVRITGLNGVPQAGDTFMVVADDQEAREIALRRMQVKREQEIRRGFGQTTLEGIYAQIREGQLKELRLIIKADVDGSAEVLAEALSKIATEEARTVIIHKGVGAVSESDVLLAAASNAIIIAFNVTPDGRARETAAREKVDIRQYNIIYDVENDIRKALEGMLSPVIKEEFSGLAEVRQVFKIPKVGAIAGCFVKEGTIRRTDNVHIVRDGRIIYNGTLSSLKRFKDDVREVQSGYECGIGVENYNDIKVGDTIEVYHLVETAKKLE